The proteins below are encoded in one region of Ricinus communis isolate WT05 ecotype wild-type chromosome 6, ASM1957865v1, whole genome shotgun sequence:
- the LOC8275336 gene encoding uncharacterized protein LOC8275336 isoform X1, translating to MMEGDCPSGKTAILTDSGFISTVFSWSLEDIINENLFEVEKIPQTFESVQRYLGSYVLPLLEETRAQLHSSIETISRAPFAEAVAFSKDKPHGELLYNVKVDQWKNRSSDSQKEPYKTLPGDILVLADAKPETVSDLQRIGRTWTFALVTNISEDNIQGENEYTATTSTNFKIQASKQVEVSDGMDKSLFVIFLINVTTNRRIWNALHMYGNLNIIKEVLSAHPVVKENCGLCSIRRAEIWDTELGTNFSSALNVSQTEALLACLHKMQCNHKSSVELIWGPPGTGKTKTVSMLLSLLLRMKCRTLTCAPTNVAIKEVATRVLKLVTESQRTGSGADALIYSVGNILLFGNSERLKLDSAIEEIYLDYRVEKLIECFAPLTGWCHCLTSTIDFFEDCISQYFIFLENEMIKEKENNHESKNKEKEFRNVANVSNQGNKSFLEFARERFLSTALPLKRCALSLCIHIPESYILKHNVDNIVSLVGLLGTFGTLLFRDDVISEDLQELFSRPDLVEDSSQGFAEVLLLLCLKRDECLLLLKTVCNSLRKLDLPSAMSKGSIVKFCFRTASLIFCTASSSYKLHSLEIEPLDLLVIDEAAQLKECESAIPLQIAGIRHAILIGDECQLPAMVESVVSGEAGFGRSLFERLSTLGHSKHLLDMQYRMHPFISRFPNSRFYFNQILDASNVKCKVYEKHPLPGPMFGPYSFINVFDGREEMDNIGHSWKNMVEVAIVLKIVRRLHKAWNGSNKNLTIGVISPYAAQVNAIRDKLNKKYEDIYGFSVKVRSVDGFQGGEEDIIILSTVRANSGGAVGFLSNPQRINVALTRARHCLWILGNERTLINSDSIWKELVFDAKQRQCFFNVDEDKELAKTILEVKKEFDQLNDLLTGDSAFFKSARWKVLFSENFRKSFGKLSSVRKKTSALNLLLKLSSGWRPKTKNVDSICHSYCLLKQYKVEGLYIICSIDIVKERMYTQVLKVWDILPLEDIPRLAKRLDGIFGSYTDDFMNRCKEKCLEGNLEVPKTWSTSIDIVRYKSLGNNEVGSNLSSDDGCYVENSKVTDSLLLMKFYSLSSGVVSHLLSDRDGRELELPFEVTDEELEIILLQRSTFILGRSGTGKTTILTMKLFKKEQIYHMAMEGYDDENGKTSKEIFLKDRKVDETKTAESSIGGAKNAVLHQLFVTVSPKLCYAVKHQVSQLKRFASGGKCFVGSSSIDMEDIDDTAQFKDIPDSLIDIPPESFPLVITFFKFLMMLDGTIGNSYFERFPDARQLLHGKIGNSGSIALQTFIRTREVNYDKFCSVYWPHFDTKLTKKLDSSRFFTEIMSQIKGGLRAGESPDGRLSREDYAMLSSGRKSTLSKQQRKTIYDCFEDYEKMKIANGDFDLADIVIDVHRRLKNEKYAGEMMDFVYIDEVQDLTMRQVALFKHISKNVNEGFVFSGDTAQTIARGIDFRFEDIRSLFYNEFVLGSLSEGVDGKGQISKIFHLSQNFRTHVGVLKLAQSVIDLLYRFFPTFVDILNHETSQIFGEAPILLESGDDDENAIVTIFGNNGNIGGSFVGFGAEQVILVRDDSARKEICKYVGKQALVLTIVECKGLEFQDVLLYNFFGSSPLRNKWRVLYEYMKEQNLLDASSPQSFPTFNPARHNVLCSELKQLYVAITRTRQRLWICENAAEFAKPIFDYWRKKAVVQVRKLDNSLALAMQVASSPEEWKSQGYKLLREANYEMATMCFERAGDAYGEKLAKAAGLKAAADKMHVSNPDTASIARRQAAEIFESIGKADYAAECFYMLNEYERAGRIYLQCGESAIERAGECFYLAGCYECAAEIYAKGNHFSKCLLACTEGKLFDMGLKYIQYWKQHVKADTCMVKKSREIDSIEQEFLERCALHYHKLNDNRAMMRYVRAFDSISSVRTFLKKLTCLDELLSFEEESGNFLEAANIAKQKGDILLEADLLGKAEQFKDASLLILWYAFASSLWSSGNKGWPLKQFAEKEKLLTKAKSFAKNVSIQFYEFTHVEADILLNDQTSLFMLKQHLDASQGHKSTRGEILSARKILDTHLNVNPAKYGWEDDMIIDLVRFSEGKISGNQVSSETLVYFWNFWKDNVVNIFKYLESLEKRDVNECRSYEEFCLNYLGVRRQFNNLDAVYLLLVPNAYWVKELDNRFMKSNGKFLSLDVNQFISAAQSYWCSELLSVGMDVLVKLKALYNLSIKNYLSLFCQSRLLIHIYAVAKFLLGSKFLDRRHHDKKALLEFVWLSTEHLFGCIYPLHWRESLKENMISLRRTEFFRNLIKENTSETVSFASMLSYGQLGRISNAILGSGKLCNELYKKIADGVRWNTAWMALIVDLSRNKDINIEGANELSLKWKLHGALEDAYNANWRKENDFISPECFLYLVERQLMLLSYFRDDFLITKSAFTEWLIYLESDGSSNSTLVEHSPQSVNSILQFLVDVVRYFLYNMKYTMEWIKKSRTNVKDYYAGVVLRLVVIACVLFLNFGLCRDLLFELLGRNYITNQLPKELFDALHRRWKQRKSLNVNIDVNVLADAFKKIGNPLVIVSCGKSSRFLCPDAIFVDMVNQSKEDMLTALFPNINKTFQDHEGFTELDATSSFKGAESLDKYDQGKRSKLSEDGYGQLLEIFEFLNSMNHEDFRNLVANDPTVKAKVEKTIHLLSAALDDNATENENESLNREAAIVLDELKQLYAALEMSESETENGIRIGELVSKLKSRRARVEDLMNQIFLQQDKSPGNEPSQTGKCDEEEDGNSKASESVISDKGKAIASQAKVTSRNQGSGGQAENRGKGNSIMSKKKNKRGKGGRKSK from the exons GTCAAGGAAAATTGTGGCCTCTGTTCTATAAGGAGAGCAGAAATATGGGACACAGAATTGGGTACGAATTTTTCATCAGCATTGAATGTATCTCAGACTGAGGCTCTATTGGCTTGCCTTCATAAAATGCAGTGTAACCACAAGTCTTCTGTTGAACTCATTTGGGGTCCTCCAGGGACAGGGAAGACTAAAACTGTTAGCATGCTACTTTCTCTCCTTTTAAGAATGAAATGTAGGACTCTGACTTGTGCTCCAACCAATGTTGCAATTAAGGAAGTGGCGACTAGGGTCCTAAAGTTGGTGACAGAATCTCAAAGAACAGGCTCAGGAGCTGATGCTTTGATTTACTCTGTGGGAAATATTCTTTTGTTTGGGAATAGTGAAAGGCTTAAATTGGATTCTGCAATTGAAGAAATATATTTGGATTATCGTGTTGAAAAGCTTATAGAATGCTTTGCACCCTTGACTGGTTGGTGTCATTGTTTAACTTCGACCATAGATTTTTTTGAAGATTGTATTTCTCAgtactttattttcttggaaAACGAAATGATCAAAGAGAAGGAGAATAATCATGAAAgtaaaaacaaagagaaagaatTCAGGAATGTAGCCAATGTTAGCAACCAGGGAAACAAATCATTTCTTGAATTTGCAAGAGAGAGATTCCTGTCCACTGCATTACCACTGAAAAGATGTGCCCTTAGTTTATGTATTCATATACCTGAAAGTTACATTCTGAAGCATAATGTAGACAACATTGTTTCACTAGTTGGGTTGCTTGGCACCTTTGGAACTTTACTGTTTCGAGATGATGTTATCTCTGAAGACTTGCAGGAGCTTTTTTCACGTCCAGACTTAGTTGAAGATTCTTCTCAAGGTTTTGCAGAAGTGTTATTGCTGTTGTGCTTGAAGAGAGATGAATGCCTGCTGTTGTTGAAAACTGTTTgtaattctttgagaaaacTTGATCTTCCAAGTGCAATGAGCAAGGGTTCGATAGTCAAATTCTGTTTCCGAACagcttctttaattttttgcaCAGCATCTAGTTCATATAAGCTGCATTCATTGGAAATAGAGCCACTGGACTTGCTGGTAATTGATGAAGCAGCCCAACTGAAAGAGTGTGAATCAGCAATACCTCTACAAATTGCTGGTATTAGGCATGCCATTCTCATTGGTGATGAGTGCCAATTACCAGCTATGGTGGAAAGCGTT gttTCTGGTGAAGCTGGCTTTGGAAGAAGTTTATTTGAAAGGTTGAGCACATTGGGTCACTCAAAACACCTCTTAGATATGCAGTATAGAATGCATCCATTTATCAGTCGCTTTCCGAATTCCAGATTCTATTTTAATCAGATCTTAGATGCCTCAAATGTCAAGTGTAAAGTTTATGAAAAACACCCTCTTCCAGGGCCAATGTTTGGTCCCTATTCATTTATCAATGTGTTTGATGGAAGAGAAGAGATGGATAATATTGGACATAGCTGGAAAAATATGGTCGAAGTTGCTATTGTGTTGAAAATAGTGCGAAGACTCCACAAAG CATGGAATGGCTCAAACAAGAACCTTACGATAGGTGTAATATCTCCCTATGCTGCTCAAGTGAATGCAATTCGGGATAAACttaataagaaatatgaaGATATTTATGGCTTTTCAGTGAAAGTGAGGTCAGTAGATGGGTTCCAGGGTGGAGAGGAAGATATCATAATACTATCAACTGTGAGAGCAAATAGTGGTGGAGCAGTTGGTTTTTTATCCAATCCTCAAAGAATCAATGTTGCTCTTACAAGGGCAAG GCACTGTCTTTGGATTCTGGGGAATGAAAGGACCCTAATTAATAGTGACTCTATTTGGAAGGAGTTAGTCTTTGATGCTAAGCAGCGTCAATGCTTCTTTAATGTTGATGAAGATAAGGAATTGGCCAAAACCATTTTAGAAGTCAAGAAAGAGTTTGATCAACTCAATGATTTGCTCACTGGAGATAGTGCATTTTTCAAAAGTGCTAGGTGGAAG GTTCTTTTTAGTGAGAACTTCAGAAAATCATTTGGAAAGCTGTCATCAGTCCGGAAAAAGACATCTGCTTTGAACCTTCTACTTAAGCTTTCTAGTGGCTGGCGTCCTAAAACGAAGAATGTGGATTCAATTTGTCATTCTTATTGTCTCCTGAAACAATACAAGGTTGAAGGACTGTATATAATATGTTCAATTGACATAGTGAAAGAGAGGATGTACACTCAAGTTTTAAAGGTTTGGGATATTTTACCATTAGAAGATATTCCAAGATTGGCCAAACGGCTTGATGGCATCTTTGGAAGTTATACTGATGATTTTATGAATCGCTGCAAAGAGAAATGTCTAGAAGG GAATTTGGAAGTCCCTAAAACTTGGTCAACCTCTATTGATATTGTTCGGTATAAAAGTCTGGGCAATAATGAAGTGGGAAGCAATTTGAGTTCTGATGATGGATGTTATGTGGAGAATTCGAAAGTCACTGATAGCTTGTTGCTGATGAAATTTTACTCCTTATCTTCTGGGGTTGTAAGTCACTTGCTTTCTGATCGTGATGGTCGAGAACTAGAACTCCCTTTTGAAGTAACAGATGAAGAGCTGGAAATCATTCTGTTACAGAGAAGTACATTTATCCTGGGACGATCAGGCACTGGAAAAACCACTATTTTAACTATGAAGTTATTTAAGAAAGAGCAAATTTACCATATGGCCATGGAAGGATATGACGATGAGAATGGCAAAACCTCCAAGGAGATATTCCTGAAGGACAGAAAGGTTGATGAGACAAAAACTGCTGAAAGTAGCATTGGAGGGGCAAAGAATGCTGTTCTACACCAGCTTTTTGTTACCGTCAGTCCAAAACTTTGTTATGCAGTGAAACATCAAGTTTCTCAATTGAAAAG GTTTGCCTCTGGTGGAAAATGTTTTGTAGGGAGCAGTTCAATTGATATGGAGGATATTGATGATACTGCACAATTCAAGGATATTCCAGATTCTTTAATTGATATTCCTCCAGAGTCATTCCCTCTTGTCATAACTTTTTTTAAGTTTCTGATGATGCTTGATGGAACAATTGGTAACTCATATTTTGAAAGATTCCCTGATGCAAGGCAGCTTTTGCATGGAAAAATAGGAAATTCAGGATCTATTGCTCTGCAAACATTTATAAGAACAAGGGAGGTTAACTATGATAAGTTCTGTTCAGTTTACTGGCCGCATTTTGATACCAAGTTGACCAAAAAGCTTGACTCTTCTAGATTTTTTACAGAGATAATGTCTCAAATAAAAGGTGGCCTGCGAGCAGGGGAGTCTCCTGATGGTAGACTTAGCCGGGAGGACTATGCTATGTTGTCCAGTGGTCGAAAATCCACTTTAAGTAAGCAGCAGAGAAAAACAATATATGATTGTTTTGAAGACTATGAAAAGATGAAGATAGCAAATGGTGATTTTGATTTGGCTGATATTGTCATAGATGTCCATCGTCGgcttaaaaatgaaaaatatgcTGGTGAAATGATGGATTTTGTCTATATAGATGAAGTCCAAGATCTTACCATGAGGCAGGTTGCTCTTTTCAAACACATCAGCAAAAATGTGAATGAAGGGTTTGTATTTTCTGGTGACACTGCTCAAACCATTGCCAGGGGAATTGATTTTAGATTTGAAGATATAAGATCTCTTTTCTACAATGAATTTGTCTTAGGATCATTAAGTGAAGGGGTGGATGGGAAAGgtcaaatatcaaaaatttttCATTTGAGCCAGAACTTTCGCACTCATGTTGGTGTTCTCAAGCTAGCTCAGAGTGTTATTGACCTCCTTTACCGGTTTTTCCCTACATTTGTTGATATATTAAATCATGAAACTAGTCAGATATTCGGGGAAGCGCCAATTTTGCTGGAATCCGGGGACGATGATGAGAATGCAATTGTAACTATATTTGGGAACAATGGTAATATAGGGGGCAGTTTTGTTGGTTTTGGAGCAGAGCAGGTCATACTAGTAAGGGATGATTCTGCTCGGAAAGAAATCTGTAAATACGTTGGGAAGCAAGCTCTTGTTTTGACTATAGTGGAGTGCAAGGGCCTAGAGTTCCAG GATGTGCTGCTGTACAACTTTTTTGGCTCATCACCATTGAGAAATAAATGGAGAGTTCTGTATGAATACATGAAAGAACAAAATCTACTTGATGCCAGTTCTCCACAATCTTTTCCAACTTTTAATCCAGCAAGACACAATGTCTTATGCTCTGAGTTGAAGCAATTATATGTTGCTATCACTCGTACGAGGCAGAGATTGTGGATTTGTGAGAACGCGGCGGAGTTTGCCAAACCAATCTTTGACTATTGGAGGAAGAAGGCCGTTGTTCAAGTCAGGAAGCTGGATAACTCACTTGCATTAGCAATGCAAGTTGCTAGCAGTCCAGAAGAGTGGAAGTCACAGGGTTATAAG CTTTTGCGTGAGGCTAACTATGAAATGGCAACAATGTGTTTTGAAAGAGCAGGAGATGCATATGGAGAAAAATTGGCTAAAGCTGCAGGGCTTAAAGCAGCTGCTGACAAAATGCATGTTTCAAATCCTGACACTGCTTCCATTGCCCGTAGGCAGGCTGCTGAAATCTTTGAATCCATTGGAAAAGCTGATTATGCTGCAGAATGTTTTTACATGTTAAATGAGTATGAAAGAGCAG GTCGAATTTATTTGCAATGTGGGGAATCTGCTATAGAAAGAGCTGGAGAATGTTTCTACCTAGCTGGATGTTATGAGTGTGCAGCAGAAATATATGCTAAAGGCAATCATTTCTCCAAGTGTTTGTTGGCCTGTACTGAAGGAAAACTCTTTGATATGGGCTTAAAGTATATTCAGTACTGGAAACAACATGTGAAAGCAGATACTTGTATGGTTAAGAAAAGCCGAGAAATTGATAGTATTGAACAAGAGTTTCTGGAGAGATGTGCACTTCACTATCATAAGCTGAATGATAATAGAGCCATGATGAGATATGTTAGAGCTTTTGATTCCATATCTTCTGTTCGCACTTTCTTGAAAAAATTAACTTGCCTTGATGAGCTTCTGTCATTTGAAGAAGAGTCAGGTAACTTCCTGGAGGCTGCAAATATTGCAAAACAGAAGGGTGACATATTACTTGAAGCTGATCTGCTTGGAAAGGCTGAACAGTTTAAGGATGCATCTTTGCTTATACTTTGGTATGCATTTGCTAGCTCTCTGTGGTCATCTGGGAACAAAGGGTGGCCGTTAAAGCAATTTGCAGAGAAGGAGAAGCTTCTAACAAAAGCAAAATCATTTGCAAAGAATGTATCCATacaattttatgagtttacACATGTTGAGgctgatattttattgaatgatCAGACTAGCTTGTTCATGCTGAAACAGCATCTGGATGCTTCTCAGGGCCATAAGAGTACCAGAGGTGAAATATTATCTGCTCGAAAGATTCTGGACACACATCTTAATGTAAATCCTGCTAAATATGGGTGGGAAGATGACATGATTATTGATCTAGTAAGGTTTTCAGAAGGTAAAATCTCAGGAAATCAAGTTTCTTCCGAGACACTGGTTTACTTCTGGAATTTCTGGAAGGATAATGTTGTGAACATCTTTAAGTATCTGGAAAGTCTTGAGAAACGAGATGTCAATGAATGTAGAAGTTATGAAGAATTCTGCTTGAATTACTTGGGTGTCCGCAGGCAGTTTAATAATCTGGATGCCGTCTATCTTCTGCTGGTCCCTAATGCATATTGGGTGAAAGAGTTGGACAATCGCTTTATGAAAAGCAATGGGAAGTTCCTTTCTCTAGATGTTAACCAGTTCATTTCTGCTGCTCAAAGTTATTGGTGTTCAGAATTACTTTCTGTTGGCATGGATGTGTTGGTTAAACTTAAGGCCCTTTATAACCTCTCAATTAAGAATTACTTGTCTCTCTTCTGCCAAAGCAGGCTTCTTATTCATATCTATGCAGTTGCAAAGTTTCTTTTGGGTTCAAAGTTTTTGGACCGTAGACACCATGACAAGAAGGCATTACTGGAATTCGTTTGGCTTTCTACTGAACACTTGTTTGGCTGTATTTATCCTCTGCACTGGAGAGAATCATTGAAAGAGAATATGATTTCTCTAAGGAGAACTGAATTTTTCAGGAATTTAATTAAGGAAAATACTTCTGAAACTGTCAGCTTTGCAAGTATGCTGTCTTATGGACAGCTTGGAAGGATATCAAATGCGATTCTTGGGTCTGGTAAGCTATGTAATGAGTTATATAAGAAGATTGCAGATGGTGTAAGATGGAATACAGCATGGATGGCATTGATTGTTGATCTCAGTAGGAATAAAGACATTAACATTGAAGGAGCAAATGAATTGTCTCTCAAGTGGAAGTTGCATGGAGCTTTGGAAGATGCATACAATGCCAACTGGAGGAAAGAAAATGACTTTATCTCACCTGAGTGCTTCCTATACCTTGTTGAGCGCCAACTAATGTTGTTGTCTTACTTCCGGGATGACTTTCTCATTACAAAGTCTGCTTTTACTGAATGGCTTATATACCTGGAATCTGATGGCAGCTCAAATTCCACTTTAGTGGAACATTCACCACAATCTGTCAATTCCATCCTGCAGTTTTTGGTTGATGTTGTTCGGTACTTTCTTTACAACATGAAATATACAATGGAGTGGATTAAAAAGTCTCGCACAAATGTGAAGGACTACTATGCAGGTGTGGTGTTGAGACTGGTTGTTATAGCATGTGTGCTTTTTCTGAACTTTGGTTTGTGTCGGGATTTGCTTTTTGAGTTGCTGGGTAGGAACTACATCACCAATCAACTGCCAAAAGAACTTTTTGATGCCCTTCATAGAAGGTGGAAACAGCGAAAGTCTCTGAATGTAAATATAGATGTAAATGTGTTGGCAGACGCTTTCAAAAAAATTGGAAATCCGCTGGTAATTGTGAGTTGTGGTAAAAGTTCGAGATTCTTATGTCCTGATGCCATATTTGTGGATATGGTCAACCAAAGCAAAGAAGATATGTTAACAGCTCTATTTCCAAATATCAATAAAACTTTTCAAGATCATGAAGGATTTACTGAGTTGGATGCTACTAGCTCATTCAAGGGTGCAGAGTCTCTAGATAAATATGATCAAGGAAAAAGATCCAAGCTTAGTGAGGACGGCTATGGCCAGCTTTTGGAAATATTTGAATTCTTAAATTCGATGAATCATGAAGATTTCCGGAACCTTGTGGCAAATGATCCAACGGTTAAG GCAAAGGTTGAGAAGACAATTCACCTTTTAAGTGCTGCATTGGATGATAATGCTACTGAGAATGAAAATGAAAGTCTGAATAGGGAGGCTGCCATTGTACTCGATGAACTGAAGCAACTTTATGCTGCATTGGAAATGAG CGAGTCGGAAACTGAGAATGGCATTAGAATTGGAGAACTTGTTAGCAAGCTGAAATCAAGAAGGGCAAGAGTGGAGGATTTGATGAATCAAATATTCTTGCAACAAGACAAAAGCCCTGGAAATGAACCATCACAAACTGGCAAATgcgatgaagaagaagatggaaACAGTAAGGCATCAGAAAGTGTCATTTCTGATAAAGGAAAGGCCATTGCTTCTCAGGCTAAAGTTACTTCTAGAAACCAAGGCAGTGGTGGCCAAGCAGAAAATAGAGGGAAGGGAAATAGTATAAtgtccaaaaagaaaaacaaaaggggAAAAGGAGGTCGAAAAAGCAAGTAG